ACAGTGTGATTTACACAGGCTGAGTGAGTAGATAActgcatggcagatgcaggatAATGTGgataatgtgaggttatccattttggtatcAAAAATAGGAAAGCATTACTTAAATGACTGCAAATTGTGGAAGGAGAATGTTCAACAAGTCCTAAGTGTTTTCATGAACCAGTAACTGCAAGTTAGCAAGCAGGTGTAGCAGGCAGTAGCAAGGGGATtcaagtacatgaagaagaatgCCTTGCAGCAATTACACAGGGCATTGATTGATTATTGTCATAGAGTGatagaagtctacagcacagaaacagtctcttcagcccaacttgtccatcctacccagttttcacaattaaagttgtcctatttgcctgtgtttggtccatatgcCTCCGTACCTAATCCCATCCATGTAcatgtctaaatgtttcttaaacaacaaaattgtactcacttccaccactacctctggctgCCAATTCCAGAAactgaccaccctctgtgtgaaaacaattGCCCCTCTGggcccttttgtatctctcccctctcaccttacacccgacacctctagttttagatttgcctatcatggggaaaagctgtcggCCAGctgccttatctatgcctctcatgactttataaacctctataagccaccccctcagtctcctgtgcTCCAAGCAAATAATGTCTCAGCTGAACTAACCTCTCCTTACTACTCAAACCTACCAGttcaggtaacatcctagtaaatcttctttgcactctttctggtttaataatatccttgctattGTAAGGTGGTTAAAGCTGCATGCaagactccaaatgcagcctcaccaacatcttgtacggctgcagcaagacatcccaactcctgcatCAATGCTCTCCCCATGAAAGCAACGTGTGATGCGTTGGGGCTTTGTGCACTGAAGGAATTTTGGAAGACTGAACAGAAAAACCAAAGCCAGGTAACCAACTGGCTTACTTAGCTGTTCAGTGTCAGTTTAAACTTACTACTTGTCTTCTCTCTATAATGAGACTATGGTGTCTTGACCTTTTACTCCAGATGGAATCACTCCCTGCATCACTGAAGCGTACCTGTCGACTTATGTATTCGGTTCCGCTTTGAGCAGCTTTGGTCTTCTTgcctgaggaagaatgttcttgttatagagggagtgcagcgaaggtttaccagatgaatttctgggatggtaggactgacctatgaggagaaattgagttagttaggattagtttagaacaatgagggggGAGCTCTCATAGAAATCAGTAAAATTCCTACAgaactagacaggttagatgcaggaacaATGTTCTTAATAGTGGAGGCTTCCAGAACAGGGTCACAGGTTAAGCAAAAGGGTCAAACCTTTGAGAAGTGAGATGAAGAGAATCTTTTTTTACTCAGACAATGGTGGAATTCACAAcaacagaaagtagttgagaTGAAAACATTATGttctttcaagaaggagatagatatagctCTATGGATAAAAAGATCAAGGAAAATAGGGGGAGGGTGGGATTCgggtattgagctggatgatcaggAATGTTCAGAATGAATGctggaacagactcaaggggtcAAGTGGACTAATCCTGTTCTTATCTTCGAGTGTCTGTGGCTTCAGCTCCGTTGACCTTGAGTCGCTGAGTTGGAATCTGCGGTGCAGACATTGTTTGACATCAAAAAGGAGGAGTGCTAACTAAACACTTTGCTCCAGGAGGCAGCCAGGCTGCTTAGGTTAATTCAAACTTAGGGACACAATAGTGTGCCTGCGAGTCAGGCAGATATGAAGATTCAGCATGTTGTGTCATGATGAAGGCACCTCAGCTATTGACCAACAAGAGTGCTGCCTATGTAGAAAAGAACAAGAACTGCAAGTTGGGTGAACAATGAAAGGCCTGGTGTATGAGGAAATGGTGTTTGATTCATGGGGCGCTAGCTTGGAGAGGAGGAAGATGTTCTATTAGGATAGGATCCTCTTAAACAAGGGGTGGAATCAGTGCCCCGGTGAAACATATAATTAGCATTATGGATAAGGCTTTCAACTGAAAGAAGAAGCTTTACCACTGCCCTACATTTTTTCCTTTTCAATTATTATTTGTATCCTAATCCTgtttaatagttttttttatatttgtccACAAGATGAGGaggttgctggctgggccagaatttattgcccatccctaacagcTCAATGGGTAGTTTAAGTAAACCACATTGTTgcgaatctggagtcacatgtgggccagaccaggtgaggatggcagtttccttccctaaaggacattagtgaaccagatgggtttttctgtcaatcaacaatggtcatcattggactcctAATTCAATTTTCTTTCCCCCTACCGTTTCAAACATTCCTGGGGTTTCTGGGTTATTAGTTTAATGATGATAACATGAGGGATAATAGTATGATGGCATCGAATGTCACATTCGTTCATGCAGTCAATAATCTCTCTCTATTAAAACTCTTCTGCTTTGCCCTTGTCGCGTGCCATTGTCTTGAAGTCTTTAACAACGCGGAGCTTTGAGCCAGCTCCTTTTGAATGCCTCCTGACCTGAGAGGAGTTTGGAGCAAAAATTACAGTATGTCTGCAAACTGCTTATGAGATAATAACTAGCTGCATGAAAAAGACCACTGTCCTAGAAAATGCAGACAGCTTTATCGGATTTAGACTGTATCCAAAAAACCAACACATATtaatggtggtggtggggggtgggggggaggggtggttggcggtggtggaggtcTCCTGGGAAAGTTTTCATGATCTAAGGTGGAAGCACCACACAATAGTAACAGTCAGCAGTGCATAACCAAATGACTACTGAGACGAGCATTTTTGGGATCAGCCAAATTCAGGTCAAAACTTAAGTTTCCACTCGTTTGCCCCAGTTACCATCATCCACCCACACGTTAAGTTATTGTATAACCGGAAAATAGTGTGGTATTGAGATTGCGCGAATGCTGCCCTTcttcaaacaattttatttccaacactttgttaAGGTCAGATACTATCACATAGAAGCGGCTGGTACTGATGTTTGATTGTGATAATTTAGTAGATGTTGTGTTTAAATAGATTTGAAATAGAACTTGTTATAAATTGACACATGCAGACTCTGATGCACAGACGAAAAATCGGAGGTTTGACTCACAACGAAGATAAATCCAaaacaaatgtggagctggaggatcagaGGAActaggaaagctgatttttcgggttgtgacccttcttcagaaatgggggaggggtagggggttctgaaataaatagaggaaataggggtggggtggtgataagtgagtgcaagTGGGCAgtagtgggggttggtcagtgagttggaaggagtggataggtgggagagaagacgggcaggtcaatgaggcggggataAGATGGAGGGCTGGTCACGGGATGagatcgggggtggggagattttgaagctcgtaaagtccacattgaggccgttgggttgtagggtcccaaggcggaatatgaggtaccgctcttccagtttccaggtggcattgttgtgacactggaggaggcccaggagagacatgttgtccagggagtgggagggggagttgaagtggttcgcgactggaaggtgttgtcatttttcACAAACCGAGCCCAGGCTCTCTACacagcagtctccaagcctcctcttggtctcactgatgtagaggaagccacatcgggaacagcggatacaatagaccatattagcagatgtgcaggtgaacatctgtctgatgtggaaggttttttagGTGGCTGGGATGGATGTGAGGGGGCGAGGGGTTAGGGAGAGGTaaagcacctcctgtggttgcagggaaaagtgctggagcttgtggggctagtggggagtgtggagcggataagggcgtcgcggagagagtggtccctctggaaggcagataggggtggggagggaaatatatccttcatagtGGGTTCAGATTGCGGGTGGCAAAATTGGCAGAGAATGTTGctttgaatccagaggttaatggggtgatacgttAGGATAAGagagattctgtctttgttttgttGCAGGGAGGTAGTGTGAGGCCTGAGGTGCGGGgaacgcaagagatgcggtcaagggcattttcaaccactgaagagGGGACGTTGCTGTCCTGGAAACAAGAGGAAATCTGGATGTTCGGGAGAGGattgcctcatcttgggagcagatgtggtggaggcagaggaattggggacaggggattgcattcttgcaggaaggtgggtgagaggaagtgtagtctatgtagctgtgggagtcagtgggctcgaAATAGATATTGACGTTTTCCTCTCAACCCCTATCTGCCTTGCGGAGGGATCACActgtctgtgactccctcatccgctcgaCACTTCCCACTAGCCCCACAACTCCCGGCACCTTTCTCTgaaccgcaggagatgctacacctatccttacacctcccccctcacccgcatcccaggccccaaaaaaacctttcacatcaggcagatgttcacctgcacatccactagtgtagtctattgtatccactgttcccgatgtggcttcctctacgtcggtgaaaccaagtggaggctcggagactgctttgtagagcacctgcactcggttcatgacaaatgacaacaccttccaatcgCAAACCACTTCGacgccccctcccactcccatggtgacatgtccattctgggcctcctccactgtcacaccAATGCCACCCAGGAACTGGcgaagcagcacctcatattctgacttgggagcctacaattcaatggtctcaatatggacatcactggcttcaaaatcttcccacccacGGCCTCATCCCAAGGccaacccttcctctcacccccacctccttgacctgtccatcttctctcccacctagctGCTCCTGCCACCTCACTGACCGATCCCCACCattgcccacctacactcacctatcaccaccacaCCCCtactttctctatttatttcagagctccctacgcctcccccatttctgaagaagtgtccccaCCCGAAACATTTgctttcctgttcatctgatgctgcctggcctgctgtgttcctcaagctccacatggtgttatctcagactccagcatccgcagttcttaccaTCTATAAATCCAAAGtgtgtttgtttttaatgttgaAAAGGACTGATAGGAACATTATCTCCCATGTCATAATATGTCAAAAGCTCCCAATTCATATAATCATCTTTCTGGAAATTTAAACTTGGCTTCGTTTTAAGTTGCTCCATTTTGAAAACCAAACAGGAGGAGATGACCACCTGAAAATGGCTTCCATGATGAATTGTAATCAGTCCTtttctgaatcacatttccatgtTGTAGGTAAAGTTTACTTTAATTACGAAGAATTATCTATCTTGGTTCAATGCATGTTATTTCCCTATCCTTTCAATTGTATTTCGATTTAATGTTATATATTCTCCATGATAAAAACTTCCCTTAATGAGCTAACTTGGCACTTTCTCTGATAAGATTTGCATTGGGCATTCCAATTTAAATATTGGTTGTACAGATTTAATGAAAtatcctttatttacattttcttttaCAGCAGAATAGCATGCAAAAATGAACTGCAGCTGTGAGGTGCATGAACGTGTCAAACATTTTCAGCTGGTGCTCTACATTCCTGCTTTCATCATTGGATTGATACTCAATGTATTGGCCTTGCAAACAGTctgctggaaatttaaaaaatggacaGAAACAACAATTTATATGACAAACTTAGCTGTTTCTGATGTTATGGTGCTTTTCACTTTACCTTTCCATATTTACGCTTATCAACACATTTATGTTAATAAGACTTTATGTACAGTAGTTGTAATTCTGCACGGAATTAATTTTTGCATGAGTATATTTATTATAACTTTCATAATCATAGACAGGTACATTGCAATAAAATACCCATTTAAAGCAACAGTGTTGAGATCACCAACGAAAGCAGTAGTGGTATCTGCTGTGATCTGGATTTTTACAATTGTGTGGACCATTAGTTTTACACTTACTTTTCATTTTCCACCCAATGAAGCCAATGGTACAGACTTAGTTATGGCCTGCATTGCAAAACCTTTAACCATAAACTCTTCTGTTGTTCCAAATTTAACACTACATTTAGTTATTCCACTGATCATTGTGGCTGTTTGCTCATTTGGAATTATCAAAGCCCTTCAGCAAAGGAACATGTCAAATCCAGGAGGTTTTAACACAAAAAAAACAATGCGAATCATTGTTGCAAATGCTGTTGTCTTTATTGTTTGCTTTCTGCCTTTCAACATCATAATTTTTGTTCAAATTATAATGAACTACATGCAAATGGATTGCGCCACACTGAGTCAGGTGTGCCCTTTCTATCAAGTGACAAACTGTATAGCTAATATCAACTGCTGCCTtgatggattttgtttttattttgtcaccATTGAAGCATCTGAATATTACCAAAATCAAGATCATCAGCAAAAGGACTCTGGTCAgaacatcacatttctctcactgTGGAGGTCTGACTAGTGGAAGAACTGTTTACTCAGGGTTTAATTCCTGATCTATATTGCATGGTCCAAGGAGACATAGGCTAACTGATATAGTTATAATCTGCTGTTAATGCTTACATCTGATTATGAAAATTCGAAAACTACAGACACTTTTCCAACAAACATTCCTTCCCAGCTTTACGTGCTTTTATTTACACAAAACCACAGTCTGACAGCTCGTTATTAAATAAAGATTAGAAGCTGACTGTTGTGTAGAGTTCTCAATAATGCTAATATAATATTGTACAGTCAATCTTGCTGCTTAAAAGGTTAAGCACTTAAGATGTGATAAGTTTGGTGCCTGATTCTTTATCTGTGATAGAGATTGTACTTCCATTTTTGATAGTGCTTTTATGAGAAAGCAGCTCTTAAAATAGGATAGgaggaaagaaaggaggaaaagggTTTCCCTtccagaattggaggaatgccACATGTGAATGATGTGGAATGGATTACAGAGACAAAGGAAGCCAAAACAAACAGGGCGATTAAACAAGGAAATGTGATTTTTCTCATTAAGGCATTTGTGGACCAGAAACCAATCCCAGTCAAGGGCAGAGATGATGAATGACAGGGACTTGGTGTGGTTTGGTTTTGATTAGTATTTTGTCAGAAGACGGTCTACTAGGGAACATTGGATTGATCTGGTCTGGAAGTAAAGGAAGGATGAAGGATTAAGAAACAGAAAGGGAAGGACAAGTGTCAAGATAGACACGGTTACAGCGGTGATGATAGGAAATGTTGGTGTTGGACAAGGGGCTAATTGTTACAGTTGAAATCTGGGCTTAATGGATTACATGATTGACAACAGCTTAGATCAGTTTGAAGGGTTGGAAAGGGGGCTGGCAGCATTATCATGGGATTGATGGAGGGGAAAGGAAAAAAGTGAATGTCTTTGCTCTTCCTAGTTTTAATTAAAGGTTCCAGACTGTATGTGGAATTGTGGTCCAACAAAATAGAGCTAATGAGGGATTTGAGGAAGAGGTATCACGGGATAGAGCTGGGTACCATCAGTCCATATTTGAATCCTGATATCATGTCTTTGGCAGCATCTATATAAAGAACATGTAGTCATTAATAGTAAACCCTGGAGGAACTCCAAAGGAAACTGTGTGGGTTTTGAAGGAGGGAAGACATTAAAGGATCTTCTTTGGCTATATATGAGTATGAGGCTGGTAGCATACAGATTAACATTGAAGAAAAGGTTAGGATGACAGGATGAATGGCTGCAGAGAGGTACAATGGATAAAATTCCAATGTTTAATTACAGACACAGATAATATCTGACAAGTTTCTAGGGGCCTTTTTGGTGTGGTAGTAATTCAGATAACGTCTGCTGGAATTGGAgcaaagcactgcagaaattatttGCAAAGGTTTTGAAACAGATAACACATTCAATGAATTTAGAGCAAAAGAGTAAGGGAGAGAAGGCAGGCATTGACATAGGCAGAGGAGTGGTTTTACACAGATTCAACCAACACAGAAATACTGCACTGCCAGTTGTTCTGGAAGTTTAATTTATTGGTTTGTCTACTCTTTAAAAAATAACTGGCTTAAAAAAGATTTAAGTTCAACCTTACGATACTTTTCATTTTAGTGTTACCGGTAAAGTATACAGCTGTGGTGTATAGTACTGTTTGATGTATGAAGCCAGGGTGTAGTTTAGAGTCAGTAGTATCTCACCACACTGCTCATGATAGGCAGCAAAAAAAGAGAGCCTGTTTCTTCACTCTGACTCATTGGCCTGGGGCTTCTACTCCATCAGATGCCTAGCTTGCTTGCTGAAAAGGTGGTGAGATCCTCACGCTGATTTTCCAGGCAGCTGGCATTTCTCTGCAATCAAGTCCTCAGCAGCGAAATCCCACTCAGCATGATGTTCCAGCCAATCAGAAGCTTGCCTGGAGAGGTGGAAAGGAGAAGTGGACAGAGGTCCAGAAACAAGGACAGTGGAATGGCTTTCAGCaggcaccccccctcccccatgccCCAACCCTGTGTCCAGTCCCTTGTAGGTGTAGAAACTAATACAAACCAAGGGAGCCCTGAACTGACAGGCAATCTGCATTGGTTTACCAGTCACAAAGGAAGCAGTGATGGCAGTTATTGCAGTGCcgtgctcctcttgcaggatgtgggagatcagggatcctTCCAGTGTCCCTGGTGGCTACACCTGTGAGAAGTGCGCCTGCCTGCAGCTCCTGACAGACCGCTTTATGATACTGGAGCTGGATGTACTCAGGATCATCCGGGGTGCAGAGAACATCACTGATAAGATCTGTAGTGAAGTGGTCACTCCTAAGGTGCAAGCTACACTTAGCTGGGTGACCAACAGAAGAGTTAAAGGGGCATAGGCAGATCGTGCAGGGTTCCCCAGCCCCCTTCCCCTCAATAAGAGgtataccgctttggatactgtttgggagtgtgtggggtggTGACCTTTCAGGGACTAGCAGTAGCAGTCAGGTCAGTAGCACTGTGGCCAGGTCTGAGGCTCAGAGGGAAAGGGTGCAGTCAAACAGAGCAATACTGTCGGAAGACTCAGTTGTGAGAAGAACAGACAGGATATTCCGTGGCCGCAGAAAagacaccaggatggtgtgttgcctcccaagtACCAGGGTCAAGGACGTCTCCGTGtggttgcagaacattctgaagggggagagtgagcagtcAGAATttattgtgcacattggtacaaaTAACATAGG
The sequence above is drawn from the Stegostoma tigrinum isolate sSteTig4 chromosome 14, sSteTig4.hap1, whole genome shotgun sequence genome and encodes:
- the LOC125457931 gene encoding G-protein coupled receptor 35-like, with protein sequence MNCSCEVHERVKHFQLVLYIPAFIIGLILNVLALQTVCWKFKKWTETTIYMTNLAVSDVMVLFTLPFHIYAYQHIYVNKTLCTVVVILHGINFCMSIFIITFIIIDRYIAIKYPFKATVLRSPTKAVVVSAVIWIFTIVWTISFTLTFHFPPNEANGTDLVMACIAKPLTINSSVVPNLTLHLVIPLIIVAVCSFGIIKALQQRNMSNPGGFNTKKTMRIIVANAVVFIVCFLPFNIIIFVQIIMNYMQMDCATLSQVCPFYQVTNCIANINCCLDGFCFYFVTIEASEYYQNQDHQQKDSGQNITFLSLWRSD